The DNA region GGGAGAAATCAATATGTTAAAGTGAAAATGCAGTGAAAGGCTCAATATGAAGATTTTACCGGAGTAGTAGATGATGAGTGAGAAGAACATAGCCTGAGAAACTAATGGAGAGAAGAACTGGAGTGAAATAAGTAAATGgttaaatgaaaagaaaagagaatttAGATTTATAAAATTCTTACTTGAtgaaagatgaagaaatctgCCCTGTAACCACCATTGCAAGTGAAAACAAACCAAAGAAGAAATAGCATGAACTTAGATTTTCAAACTGATAAGGCAGCACCAATTGGAAGGTTGGAGATGAAATAGAACATGGCTCAACGAAATAGGAAGACAAAATGGGAATGAAAAAGCAAGAACAATATCAAATTGGGAAGGGGACCTCTCATCTATTTACCGTGTGCCGCTTGAGATGGGATGTCACTGCACCTTTTCCTTTCACGGTTCCAATATTCGTCTTATGTTGTCGCTGAATACGCATAACCTTTGTCACCACTCGAACAACCATGATGATTGGATTTCTTAGTTCGACTGTTTACTGTGAAAGAGCTTATGGAAATTGATAATGGCAGGGGAGTTTGAATGCAAGCAGTCCATGAATTCATATTGACTGCATTCTGAAACGGTGTTTTTGGAGAAAAGGGAAAGCACAAAAGTCTCCAAGGTGAATGTGTCGTGAGAGTGACTTTTCAAGtgggaaagaaaaaggaaagtaTCAACACAAAAGAAACTGATGGCCAAGATTGAAAGGCACGGATGGCCAAGATTAATCACTGActaattgtaagacccaagtttttaagcttagaataagtggaagagatttccatttacgattagccTTGATATATCGtgaagaaaaacctgaacaagagtttactaaatgaaataaatttatgaaggagaaagttcaggaaaagtctgaggatcgtaccgaagtcgataaaagttatagcacgatcgttatacgcttaaacctaggtcagaaaccctagtatatagctagttttcacttataggcacgatggaagttaattccaaaaatcttcagagaaatgttagaacttctctttttccatatataacaatcgtttcgaggcgaaactctagaatctacgaacgtccgattccaatcatcggaagtttgccgaaaccgaaaccctggtatttcaaaaccctagaatcacccgacaatgaagactttttctattcggaacatcaaatgaagattccacacgcgtacacccatttctcttggtgatttcaatctttctttagaaggaagttttctattccgacattcgatgcaaaaagtaacttatcgggtaaaatagttttataccgattatgcattagttgccaaaaatacaaggagacctcattttagttttggaattctttcgccaaaacatatcttagaattcacggagaatgaagccggaaaaatcagattcgcgaaactttcattttaccgcgttttgccaacctctatatatagccaagaaatgagaaaaaaacacaaaaactacccatttcttcccaaggaggccgcgagtttgcataggagaggaggaggagagattttcttcattacttgcttgatcgttgattaatcagttgctgcttcaaggtttcgaggtatagtcgctaatccttacctttGATCGCTTtgtccatagcttttctgtagacttttctgagctgatagttttgaggtttttgcaaaactatcctgaatatttcatttttgattctaaacatcttccttacatgcccaagatcacttctgccggattagattttccgtaatgtcgccggatttccgccggaatcaattttagccttaaatacccatttttggagtaaagcttcaacctttgggctgaaaactatcgccttagcttagtgctagtaggattagttgtcataaacgtcgttggtgacgtccctgtcaaatttgctttttgggatttcagttttgaaattctaagttaaaaatcatgaccaaaatacccctgcgacagtttttgatccgataatttttccgagtttagaatacccttagttacggctaatgatagcataggaaccaagtttgatcgaagaaaagtcgaatcccacaattgtgaaaagtggccgagccctataggggaggaggaggaaaattcctttttcgaaaacttgtcctttcgcgctagattatcgtacctcggagtatatactacttcgtgtaaccttagtaagtattgatagcttagtttccgatagattctgatagtatttctgtggttttgctctaaaggtgattttgaggaattcccagaggaacaacactttgtttgtgaggaagagttcgaagatcactctggagaacctacaggtgagggcttctcactgaatctttagttaatgcttagggtcgatgctttcgacattgatttactgtttatgcacttggttgtgtttgattggaaaaatgttttctgaggcttcggctgacaatgtagatgatgcatctactgaatgtttttgagagtgaattacatgctaagtgctaattgggtaatttaggatgtgtgatgcatgccttatatgctaagtgctatgtggttattgcttaatatgttgatatatgacatgttgattgattgtgctgagttaattatgcttttgcaatgaaatctgagattctgagtagtgagaatagcgggcaggtcatgccgattttattttgagagttttgagaaagtttgataggacgaatgagattcgggccttgtgaTCGTGTTTTacggatcgagacattctctggagttaTTTGGGGATtagaagatcccgagaacttataggatttgcgataagactaaaaggatattattttgtaaagaaaactcataagacattaaacaacctcaaaatcttcaaataatgatattacactcgaaaggaagctttggatgcaaatcttagttttggaaagtgagaagtgtcgtcggatcccaagtgttgagaatgttaagaagttgTGAGTATGTTGaaactcttgtgctctgggagcagtttgtttagccatccaagggatgtgccgagaagcttcactgaggcgtgagaccttgtgaatgcgtgatactccactgaggcgtgagaccttgtggaaagcatggatcttcactgaggcgtgagacctcgtgaacagcatgaagcttcactgaggcttgagaccttgtgaatgcgggatacttcactgaggcgtgagaccttgtggaaagcatggatcttcactgaggcgtgagacctcgtgaatagcatggaacttcactgaagcgtgagacttcgtgcaagtgtgtaaattcactggggcgtgagaccccgtgaaagcataaaacttcactgaagcgtgagactttgtgaatgtgtgagactccactgaagcgtgagacttcgtgagagcattgaggactcgaagagttatcgtgagtggttgcactctttttacgattattgtattttgtcgcagaatcgacttttaccttagggtattctttatagagacattaagttagctagaacacgtggcgacgtgtcgagtgaggtcggagacgttgtttggctaatcacattgcattcatgcacacataggaggttaatacacggcgtgattaccggaccttcgtcggtttccaaaatggtcataagacccggaatgccgtgtaagagcgtttgtagacgactcttgtagcagaccgaaatggcagaccttcgggtttactgctgatctggctacctttgtttggtgtaagaggcacgctggcagaaatggtcccaccgttgctggtgctaggattgatccgtttgatgtccatccctttccggaacgcatttggttaactgggttaaccgtcatatcatttcatgcaacatgcatactgacttagttgttgaatgtgtttgataagtgataatcctatttgatgcatgctactTGCTATTATTGTTGTTTacattcattgtgaaatatacaaccctaggatgttatccctagttataagcctaagtggctaatcttttatcggtatctattggtggtattatttatataattctttggagttgaccctcgcgtcttctgtgtgtgctttggcggacaaacacccattgtcagatgtctttggcgggctggttcacgacggttcacccttcggggggaactagggtggagatactggaacaggagcgcatcgcggttgcgagaggaggacggatgatgtacatagactaggtcgttctggatttcgaattcggacgaggatcatgctagcatgtaggattgagtgttagtgtgagctccttgagatgggattagtgtaggagtagagtcttagctctgaacatcatttgtttctttggggatagggtagtttcccacctatagctttttgtgtggtttctttacgggaatcacagagagttggttggacttaggagatcttgtttcaggccgatgggccagcttattctcagttttgagggatggtgttgcggacacttacctttttcttttggattgtaccttttgccttcgggcgttacatttttctacttcccgtcactggaggtttactcgtgacgtggttcgctacttacagcgggggctgtaatatatattgtatattagttctgtttatcgttactgttgggttttatttaattcagttttgtcttagttattatcgaaaaaaaaatattcacgtttttccgcattaagtttatttttggttactaaagtgacgccaccgaaatcggggtgttacattgtggtatcagagcacggtcgagtctttcgggagctgttggggaataggtcttctgtgctaggttgtgtgactctgcaaagagtgaaaattgattgtctgcaagcgact from Lotus japonicus ecotype B-129 chromosome 2, LjGifu_v1.2 includes:
- the LOC130735299 gene encoding uncharacterized protein LOC130735299 isoform X4; the protein is MVVRVVTKVMRIQRQHKTNIGTVKGKGAVTSHLKRHTGRFLHLSSILLSISFSGYVLLTHHLLLRRHASICPLPLR
- the LOC130735299 gene encoding uncharacterized protein LOC130735299 isoform X2 — its product is MVVRVVTKVMRIQRQHKTNIGTVKGKGAVTSHLKRHTGRFLHLSSISQAMFFSLIIYYSGDMLRFVLFRSGKNHMLPMLCAPLPPPWFFYSVAAGFIMVLGFFSSVLC
- the LOC130735299 gene encoding uncharacterized protein LOC130735299 isoform X1; translated protein: MVVRVVTKVMRIQRQHKTNIGTVKGKGAVTSHLKRHTGRFLHLSSSKNFINLNSLFFSFNHLLISLQFFSPLVSQAMFFSLIIYYSGDMLRFVLFRSGKNHMLPMLCAPLPPPWFFYSVAAGFIMVLGFFSSVLC
- the LOC130735299 gene encoding uncharacterized protein LOC130735299 isoform X3, producing MVVRVVTKVMRIQRQHKTNIGTVKGKGAVTSHLKRHTFFSPLVSQAMFFSLIIYYSGDMLRFVLFRSGKNHMLPMLCAPLPPPWFFYSVAAGFIMVLGFFSSVLC